The Salvelinus sp. IW2-2015 unplaced genomic scaffold, ASM291031v2 Un_scaffold1523, whole genome shotgun sequence genomic interval tagcgccacagggatatcatataatataatttcatgaaatcacaagtccaattcggcaaatgaaagataaacatcttgtgaatccagccaacatttccgatttttaaaatgttttacagtgaaaacacaatatatatttatgttagctcaccacaatagccaaacacacaacgccatttgttcaccgcaaacatagctttcacaaaacccacaaatagagataaaattaatcactaacctttgaacaacttcatcagatgacagtcttataacatcatgttatacaaacATTATTTTGTCGAAATGGGAGATTTAtagtataaatcgtagttttacatgcagccatcgtcacaaatacatcaaaacagcagaataattacagagagcaacgtgaaataccaaaatactcacataaaacatttatgaaaaataacatgttgtagagcaaatgaagaaaaacattcttgtgaatccagccaatatttctgattttttaagtgtttacagcgaaaacacaacatatatttatgttagctcaccacaatatccaaaaacacacgccatttttccaccgcaaaggtagcttcacaaaccacaaatagagatagaaaatcactaaccttttgaacaacttcatctgatgacagtcttataacatcatttatacaatacatttatgttttgttcgaaaatggcatatttatagctacaaaatCCTGGTTTTACACTGTGAATACGGCgccaaaatgcaccaaattgttaGGAGAAATTTTTggcagtcacgtaatctaaccaaaaactcatcataaactttgctaaaaaatacatgttgtacagcaaatagaaagatacactggttcgtAATGCAccgcaaaatgtgtagatttaaaaaaaattaacttttagtacaaagtacagcatgtaATAATCTGACAGCGCCCACCACTCTCCGCCATgtgagccaacatattccaccaaaatacgaaataacatcatacaattccttacctttgatgatcttccatcataattagtgcaaggagtcctagttccacaattaaactcgtttttttgtttagaatgtcaatttcttctgtcgaattaggcAACTTGGCACTGTGAGCGCAAACATGTCCATGAACTCTTGGcacatggaacgaaaaattccaaaagtcaccaATAACGtcaataaactggtcaaactcagttgaaaatccatctttatgatgtttttctcatatgtatcaataACGTCCAAGACGAGCATTTCCGTTGTGTCTAACTAACGCATTTCAAGAAAGAATATGGCTCTCTAGTGCGCAAGCACAATACTGCCAATtaggcggacctgtcactccaaaagcctCTTCATTCCGGTCTCCATCAAGCTAGGcaaccccattcaacattctactgcctgttgacatctagtggaaggcgtatgaagtgcatacagatccataaatataaggcaattgaataggcaaggccttacacagacacccattttcagaattttcacttcctgtttggaagtttgctgccaaatgagttctgttttactcacagatataattcaaacagttttagaaacttcagagtgttttctatccaatagtaataataatatgcatatcgtatgatctagaacagagtacgaggccgtttaatttgggcacgatttttccccaaagtgaaaacagtgccCCCTATTAAGAATAAGTTATTAATAAGTGACAAttaacaacaaatatataaagatcATTTTATTCTATTattcaacaatatgaaagcaaaTCTAATTCAATAGAATAATTTTCACATAAATCTTACAGGCAAAATAAACCTCtagaatggcatggctcccaaagttttatatttatttttggtaataccaattacccacTGAAgatttcctgttaccaagtcaCTGACGGTTTCCCTGCcgtctttaaaaaagtatacacAGTCATAATAGACTTTATATGGGCTAATAAATGTAATAGAATAAAAAGGAACGTTTTACATCTTCCTAAGCCTGGGGGTGGTTTTAAcattccagacttggaattgtatcaaatcaCTACCAAAGGATTTTACTTGCAACATATAGTTGAATGCACTAAAGcagaacaatgggtacatattgaggatgcacatgctcatccccagaatctttttacgtgtctattttcaaaggataaagctaagaacatgaACAACTTCATAGTGAAGAACactaacaatatggaagaaaatgtatCGTATTCTACAAGAACCTAAAACACAACCTTATGGAACAATACGTGGATAGTTTATCAGAATTCACCAataaattggtctacatggaaaactaaaggcatggaaaccgtaaatgacttggtaacaggaaatacatttatttccttgACAGAATGAAAAAGTAATTTTGGACTGACCGAATGTAGATAGTTTCAAATACATGGAACTTGAAAGTTACATATCAAGAAATTTccatttgaaatcttttggacatcagagcaaacTAATAAAACTACAGTTAACGAACATTTACCATTAATCCAGTTTCATCTAACGTATAGATTCTATTGTACAAAATTCATGTGGAAAACTAACAATGattcaataatccatgctttctgggaatgctatcaAGTCCAAAAGTTACAGGTGGAGATAGACAATTGGCTatcagaagtattacaatataAACTTTTAAGCCTTCTGTCTGCATACTGTATttaggtctcccgagtggcgcagcggttcaAGGCACTGKCCGAGAAAAACTATttggtacaatttaaggccaCGTGACAAACAATAAtacaggcactagggatggaggtgtgagcatgcAGGACTGGGCAGAGGAGATgtagttgttttttgtgtgtgtctgtaacttgtttgtttgtgtatgtttatatggtgtgaaataaataatgtaaaaaaataaaaaatacatttgagaacataacatttgaaatgtcttcagggtaaatccatttgaattcaatccaTTTTTGACAGCAacctttttgatttgaacgaaccttccatacatatttgcccgtGTAGTGCTTAGAATGTGACTTTTTGGacatgaatgccaaaacattcaagatataattttgcataccccaccatgcCATGAGACAtctatgtcttcatcactggaaaagataaacggttgagattTACATCACTTATAATTTCTGAAGATATGTTACCTTTAACCTCAattaattatataaaaaaatatttaaactcCTATTttttaatacactatatatatttcagccacacccattgctgacaggtgtataaaatcgggcacacggccatgcaatctccatagacaaacattggcagtagaacagacttactgaagagctcagtgactttcaaagtggcaccttCCCAACAACTCAGTTTGTtcaatttctgccctactagagctgccccggatttcatggttcgggctaggccccttagttccagctaAGGGAAATCTTCatgctacagcattcaatgacattctagacacttctgtgcatccaactttattgcaacagtttggggaaggccctttcctgtttcagcatgacattgcctctgtgcacaaagcgagtgcacaaaggtccatacagaaatggtttgacgagatcggtgtggaagaacttgactggcctacacagagccctgacctcaaccccatcaaacacctttgggatgaattggaacgccaacagcgagccaggcctaatcgcccaacatcagagcccgatttcactaatgctcttgtggctgaatggaagtaagtccccgcagcaatgttccaacatctagttgaaagccttcccagaagagtggaggctgttatagcagcaaaggggggaccaactgcatattaatgcccatgattttggaatgagatgttcagggagcaggtgtccacaaacttttggtcatgtagtgtatttctttctgtgtgttgtaatgtgtttctCCCACTTGGCACGCCTCTGGCCCCGTCCCTCACACATACCCAGGGACAAAGAAAGGGAGTGGGAAGGAGGCGGAAGGAAGGAAGTACacggaggagaggaaaggtggaAAGATGGCAGGAATGCTAAGAGGCGTTGTTGCGTTCTTACCATGGTGGTGAGGATGTACTTGTAAAACGCTGATGTCATCCCCAACTCTGAtgcctgtggagagagagagaagcgaaggagggaggggagacagagagaaggagagcgagatagAAAGTAAGAGAGAAGTGGGGGGAAGATAGATGGGTTAGTGGTAGGAGACAGAGTgaggcagaagcagagagaaagagagagagggatgacaagagagagagggatggaaagagagagcttaCCACAACCACAGTGTTAAATTGTCAAACTTACACAATAAAGCTTAAGGcagagagtagacagagcagagagagcagagaagcagagagcagTGGTAATGCatgtactgacagacagacagacacagttctATATAAAGGCCAATCTCTGAGTCACTCCTGTGCTCTGACTGCTGTTGCTACAGGCTGTACAATATACATCATCATAACACCACTGAATATGGATTACCGCATGTCAAATAGACAAGCTGTCAGTATGATTTAAGCTGCTTAAGATAATTGAACCATTGTTGCTCCGTGTATAACTTCACAGGGTTCTCTGCATTACTGTCCTGTATCCAGCAAGCAACAATCATCAGTCAAAGTAGACCCagaccacagatctaggatcagattaatATACCATGGGCCCTGATACTAAATCAGTCAATAGGTACAACTTCTCAGCctgatctcagatctgtttgtgctctacATGCGACAACTCYTGTAMCWACTCTATAAAAGCCACCCTAGCATTGAGGCATGACCCCTGACCTTTTTGAGGATGAGGTAGGAGATGGAGGCGTTGGCGTCGATGATGATGGTGGCCACCTTGTCGTCTCGTATCTCCTTCAGCAGAGGGGTGGGATCCAGGCTGTCATCCAGCATCCTGATTGACAGCGTCTCCCTGGAGATCAGGAAGCGCCGCACTAGCTCCTCCAATCGCAGAAGGCCTGAGGGGCGGAGCCGGGAGAGAGccggagagaaggggaagagaagggGTAGAATAACAGAGACATTTTGAGACTTAATTTAACATCCCACAAACGAACATGGGATGTTGGAGATTGACATTGTAAAATACATAGAAAGTGTGCTATACTGGTAGTTCTAACAACATATCCTATAAATCAGGTTCTGGGGAGATTCAATAATTATATTGTGCTAACCCTCCATTGTGGCATTGACATAGAATATCTAGAATTTGACATTGTTACCTATTGCATATATATTGTACAgcactgtgtcacgccctgaccataaagagccattgtttctctatggtgtagtaggtcagggcgtgactagggggtattctagtttattatttctatgttgtgttctagtttatttttttatgttggtgttttgtatgattcccattTAGAGGCAGCtagtaatcgttgtctctaatttgggatcatatttaagtagctatttttcccacctgtgtttgtgggatattattttgtgtttgtgcatgtgcaccacgtagtcacgtttcgttgttcgtttattgttttgtttaagtttcactttatattaaagatgtggaactctacgtacgctgcgccttggtccagttcttacgacaaccgtgacagaatatcccaccaaaagaggaccaagcagggTATCCACGAGGTAAAGGAGTTTTGGACATGGGAAGAAGTGATGGGTGGATGCAAAACCCTTCCTTAGCGGCAGACGGAAGGTAATaatggaggacagcgacgacgccagggttcgcggccacagaaagcccaaggacaaccccaagatttgcggggggggggggcggctgaGCCGCGGGAAGAGCCAGAGCACATGGAGCAGGcgatagagaggtggtcggtcgacccaaggagagagccagagcccgcctgggagtcGATGGAGCAGTGTGAAGAGGGATATCGGAGAATGATGTTGGCGAAGAGTAGGCTGCAGCGTAGGCGGGCTGAAGTTCGGGTCATCAGTCCGTTGCCATCTGTGCCGGCTTcacgcaccagatctccagtgcgcctccccagcccggtacgtcatGTGCCTgctccctgcactcgccctgaagagccagagaccgtcaaGGGAGGCAATGGggaagttgggagagagagagagatgttgtgcaaATGTGATCTGCTCAACATCCGACCAGAGGATCCGGTTAGCAGTCTGGTGCAACCTGGGCCGTCTCCACGgttctggcctccagtgcgcctccccagtccggtacgtcctgtgtctcctcctcgcactcaccctgaagtgcgtgttcccagtccggtacgtcctgtgcctcctccacgcactcgccctgaagagcgtgtcaccagtccagtgcaacctgtgccggctccacgcaacaggcctccagtgcgcctccccagtccggtgcaacctgtgccggctccacgcaacatgcctccagtgcgcctccccagtccggtacgtcctgtgcctgcttcccgcactcgccctgaagtgcgtgtcaccagtccggtgctacttgtaccggctccacgcactaggcctccagtgcacattcacagtccagagcttccggcgacggttcacagcccagagcttccggcgacggttcacagtccagagcttcaggcgacggttCACAGCCCGGGGcgtccggcgacggttcccagcccGGGGcgtccggcgacggttcccagcccGGGGcgtccggcgacggttcccagcccGGGGcgtccggcgacggttcccagcccggggcttccggcgacggttcccagttcggagcttccggcgacggttcccggtccggagcttccggcgacggttcccggtccggagcttccggcgacggttcccggtccggagcttccggcgacggttcccggtccggagcttccggctacggttcccggtccggagcttccggcgacggttcacggttcacggtccggaacctccggcgacggttcccggtccggagcctccggcgacggttcccggtccggaacctcctgcgacagtCCACGGTCCTGAACCTCCTGCGagggtccacggtccggaacctcctgcgaggGTCCACGGTACGGAACCTCCTGCGagggtccacggtccggaacctcctgcgatggaccatggtccggaacctcctgcgacggtccacggtccggaacctccagcgatggGCAACGGTCCAGAGcttccaggcacggcgtccagtccagctcaatggccggagccttcctctgcgccgatgtgtAGTCCAGGCACAGTGTCCAGTCTCGCTTCAAGGTCGGACTCTTCCTCGGCGCTGGTGTCCAGTCCAGGCAAGGCGTCCAGTCCTGCTCAAGGGCAGCAGGAGCTTCCTCTGTGCCGGTGCAGAGTCCAGTCACGGCATCCAGTCCAGcaccatggccggagccttcctcagcgccaatgcccagtccaggcacggtgtccagttcCACTCCAGGGCAGGAACTTCCTCTGTGCCGGGTCNNNNNNNNNNNNNNNNNNNNNNNNNNNNNNNNNNNNNNNNNNNNNNNNNNNNNNNNNNNNNNNNNNNNNNNNNNNNNNNNNNNNNNNNNNNNNNNNNNNNNNNNNNNNNNNNNNNNNNNNNNNNNNNNNNNNNNNNNNNNNNNNNNNNNNNNNNNNNNNNNNNNNNNNNNNNNNNNNNNNNNNNNNNNNNNNNNNNNNNNNNNNNNNNNNNNNNNNNNNNNNNNNNNNNNNNNNNNNNNNNNNNNNNNNNNNNNNNNNNNNNNNNNNNNNNNNNNNNNNNNNNNNNNNNNNNNNNNNNNNNNNNNNNNNNNNNNNNNNNNNNNNNNNNNNNNNNNNNNNNNNNNNNNNNNNNNNNNNNNNNNNNNNNNNNNNNNNNNNNNNNNNNNNNNNNNNNNNNNNNNNNNNNNNNNNNNNNNNNNNNNNNNNNNNNNNNNNNNNNNNNNNNNNNNNNNNNNNNNNNNNNNNNNNNNNNNNNNNNNNNNNNNNNNNNNNNNNNNNNNNNNNNNNNNNNNNNNNNNNNNNNNNNNNNNNNNNNNNNNNNNNNNNNNNNNNNNNNNNNNNNNNNNNNNNNNNNNNNNNNNNNNNNNNNNNNNNNNNNNNNNNNNNNNNNNNNNNNNNNNNNNNNNNNNNNNNNNNNNNNNNNNNNNNNNNNNNNNNNNNNNNNNNNNNNNNNNNNNNNNNNNNNNNNNNNNNNNNNNNNNNNNNNNNNNNNNNNNNNNNNNNNNNNNNNNNNNNNNNNNNNNNNNNNNNNNNNNNNNNNNNNNNNNNNNNNNNNNNNNNNNNNNNNNNNNNNNNNNNNNNNNNNNNNNNNNNNNNNNNNNNNNNNNNNNNNNNNNNNNNNNNNNNNNNNNNNNNNNNNNNNNNNNNNNNNNNNNNNNNNNNNNNNNNNNNNNNNNNNNNNNNNNNNNNNNNNNNNNNNNNNNNNNNNNNNNNNNNNNNNNNNNNNNNNNNNNNNNNNNNNNNNNNNNNNNNNNNNNNNNNNNNNNNNNNNNNNNNNNNNNNNNNNNNNNNNNNNNNNNNNNNNNNNNNNNNNNNNNNNNNNNNNNNNNNNNNNNNNNNNNNNNNNNNNNNNNNNNNNNNNNNNNNNNNNNNNNNNNNNNNNNNNNNNNNNNNNNNNNNNNNNNNNNNNNNNNNNNNNNNNNNNNNNNNNNNNNNNNNNNNNNNNNNNNNNNNNNNNNNNNNNNNNNNNNNNNNNNNNNNNNNNNNNNNNNNNNNNNNNNNNNNNNNNNNNNNNNNNNNNNNNNNNNNNNNNNNNNNNNNNNNNNNNNNNNNNNNNNNNNNNNNNNNNNNNNNNNNNNNNNNNNNNNNNNNNNNNNNNNNNNNNNNNNNNNNNNNNNNNNNNNNNNNNNNNNNNNNNNNNNNNNNNNNNNNNNNNNNNNNNNNNNNNNNNNNNNNNNNNNNNNNNNNNNNNNNNNNNNNNNNNNNNNNNNNNNNNNNNNNNNNNNNNNNNNNNNNNNNNNNNNNNNNNNNNNNNNNNNNNNNNNNNNNNNNNNNNNNNNNNNNNNNNNNNNNNNNNNNNNNNNNNNNNNNNNNNNNNNNNNNNNNNNNNNNNNNNNNNNNNNNNNNNNNNNNNNNNNNNNNNNNNNNNNNNNNNNNNNNNNNNNNNNNNNNNNNNNNNNNNNNNNNNNNNNNNNNNNNNNNNNNNNNNNNNNNNNNNNNNNNNNNNNNNNNNNNNNNNNNNNNNNNNNNNNNNNNNNNNNNNNNNNNNNNNNNNNNNNNNNNNNNNNNNNNNNNNNNNNNNNNNNNNNNNNNNNNNNNNNNNNNNNNNNNNNNNNNNNNNNNNNNNNNNNNNNNNNNNNNNNNNNNNNNNNNNNNNNNNNNNNNNNNNNNNNNNNNNNNNNNNNNNNNNNNNNNNNNNNNNNNNNNNNNNNNNNNNNNNNNNNNNNNNNNNNNNNNNNNNNNNNNNNNNNNNNNNNNNNNNNNNNNNNNNNNNNNNNNNNNNNNNNNNNNNNNNNNNNNNNNNNNNNNNNNNNNNNNNNNNNNNNNNNNNNNNNNNNNNNNNNNNNNNNNNNNNNNNNNNNNNNNNNNNNNNNNNNNNNNNNNNNNNNNNNNNNNNNNNNNNNNNNNNNNNNNNNNNNNNNNNNNNNNNNNNNNNNNNNNNNNNNNNNNNNNNNNNNNNNNNNNNNNNNNNNNNNNNNNNNNNNNNNNNNNNNNNNNNNNNNNNNNNNNNNNNNNNNNNNNNNNNNNNNNNNNNNNNNNNNNNNNNNNNNNNNNNNNNNNNNNNNNNNNNNNNNNNNNNNNNNNNNNNNNNNNNNNNNNNNNNNNNNNNNNNNNNNNNNNNNNNNNNNNNNNNNNNNNNNNNNNNNNNNNNNNNNNNNNNNNNNNNNNNNNNNNNNNNNNNNNNNNNNNNNNNNNNNNNNNNNNNNNNNNNNNNNNNNNNNNNNNNNNNNNNNNNNNNNNNNNNNNNNNNNNNNNNNNNNNNNNNNNNNNNNNNNNNNNNNNNNNNNNNNNNNNNNNNNNNNNNNNNNNNNNNNNNNNNNNNNNNNNNNNNNNNNNNNNNNNNNNNNNNNNNNNNNNNNNNNNNNNNNNNNNNNNNNNNNNNNNNNNNNNNNNNNNNNNNNNNNNNNNNNNNNNNNNNNNNNNNNNNNNNNNNNNNNNNNNNNNNNNNNNNNNNNNNNNNNNNNNNNNNNNNNNNNNNNNNNNNNNNNNNNNNNNNNNNNNNNNNNNNNNNNNNNNNNNNNNNNNNNNNNNNNNNNNNNNNNNNNNNNNNNNNNNNNNNNNNNNNNNNNNNNNNNNNNNNNNNNNNNNNNNNNNNNNNNNNNNNNNNNNNNNNNNNNNNNNNNNNNNNNNNNNNNNNNNNNNNNNNNNNNNNNNNNNNNNNNNNNNNNNNNNNNNNNNNNNNNNNNNNNNNNNNNNNNNNNNNNNNNNNNNNNNNNNNNNNNNNNNNNNNNNNNNNNNNNNNNNNNNNNNNNNNNNNNNNNNNNNNNNNNNNNNNNNNNNNNNNNNNNNNNNNNNNNNNNNNNNNNNNNNNNNNNNNNNNNNNNNNNNNNNNNNNNNNNNNNNNNNNNNNNNNNNNNNNNNNNNNNNNNNNNNNNNNNNNNNNNNNNNNNNNNNNNNNNNNNNNNNNNNNNNNNNNNNNNNNNNNNNNNNNNNNNNNNNNNNNNNNNNNNNNNNNNNNNNNNNNNNNNNNNNNNNNNNNNNNNNNNNNNNNNNNNNNNNNNNNNNNNNNNNNNNNNNNNNNNNNNNNNNNNNNNNNNNNNNNNNNNNNNNNNNNNNNNNNNNNNNNNNNNNNNNNNNNNNNNNNNNNNNNNNNNNNNNNNNNNNNNNNNNNNNNNNNNNNNNNNNNNNNNNNNNNNNNNNNNNNNNNNNNNNNNNNNNNNNNNNNNNNNNNNNNNNNNNNNNNNNNNNNNNNNNNNNNNNNNNNNNNNNNNNNNNNNNNNNNNNNNNNNNNNNNNNNNNNNNNNNNNNNNNNNNNNNNNNNNNNNNNNNNNNNNNNNNNNNNNNNNNNNNNNNNNNNNNNNNNNNNNNNNNNNNNNNNNNNNNNNNNNNNNNNNNNNNNNNNNNNNNNNNNNNNNNNNNNNNNNNNNNNNNNNNNNNNNNNNNNNNNNNNNNNNNNNNNNNNNNNNNNNNNNNNNNNNNNNNNNNNNNNNNNNNNNNNNNNNNNNNNNNNNNNNNNNNNNNNNNNNNNNNNNNNNNNNNNNNNNNNNNNNNNNNNNNNNNNNNNNNNNNNNNNNNNNNNNNNNNNNNNNNNNNNNNNNNNNNNNNNNNNNNNNNNNNNNNNNNNNNNNNNNNNNNNNNNNNNNNNNNNNNNNNNNNNNNNNNNNNNNNNNNNNNNNNNNNNNNNNNNNNNNNNNNNNNNNNNNNNNNNNNNNNNNNNNNNNNNNNNNNNNNNNNNNNNNNNNNNNNNNNNNNNNNNNNNNNNNNNNNNNNNNNNNNNNNNNNNNNNNNNNNNNNNNNNNNNNNNNNNNNNNNNNNNNNNNNNNNNNNNNNNNNNNNNNNNNNNNNNNNNNNNNNNNNNNNNNNNNNNNNNNNNNNNNNNNNNNNNNNNNNNNNNNNNNNNNNNNNNNNNNNNNNNNNNNNNNNNNNNNNNNNNNNNNNNNNNNNNNNNNNNNNNNNNNNNNNNNNNNNNNNNNNNNNNNNNNNNNNNNNNNNNNNNNNNNNNNNNNNNNNNNNNNNNNNNNNNNNNNNNNNNNNNNNNNNNNNNNNNNNNNNNNNNNNNNNNNNNNNNNNNNNNNNNNNNNNNNNNNNNNNNNNNNNNNNNNNNNNNNNNNNNNNNNNNNNNNNNNNNNNNNNNNNNNNNNNNNNNNNNNNNNNNNNNNNNNNNNNNNNNNNNNNNNNNNNNNNNNNNNNNNNNNNNNNNNNNNNNNNNNNNNNNNNNNNNNNNNNNNNNNNNNNNNNNNNNNNNNNNNNNNNNNNNNNNNNNNNNNNNNNNNNNNNNNNNNNNNNNNNNNNNNNNNNNNNNNNNNNNNNNNNNNNNNNNNNNNNNNNNNNNNNNNNNNNNNNNNNNNNNNNNNNNNNNNNNNNNNNNNNNNNNNNNNNNNNNNNNNNNNNNNNNNNNNNNNNNNNNNNNNNNNNNNNNNNNNNNNNNNNNNNNNNNNNNNNNNNNNNNNNNNNNNNNNNNNNNNNNNNNNNNNNNNNNNNNNNNNNNNNNNNNNNNNNNNNNNNNNNNNNNNNNNNNNNNNNNNNNNNNNNNNNNNNNNNNNNNNNNNNNNNNNNNNNNNNNNNNNNNNNNNNNNNNNNNNNNNNNNNNNNNNNNNNNNNNNNNNNNNNNNNNNNNNNNNNNNNNNNNNNNNNNNNNNNNNNNNNNNNNNNNNNNNNNNNNNNNNNNNNNNNNNNNNNNNNNNNNNNNNNNNNNNNNNNNNNNNNNNNNNNNNNNNNNNNNNNNNNNNNNNNNNNNNNNNNNNNNNNNNNNNNNNNNNNNNNNNNNNNNNNNNNNNNNNNNNNNNNNNNNNNNNNNNNNNNNNNNNNNNNNNNNNNNNNNNNNNNNNNNNNNNNNNNNNNNNNNNNNNNNNNNNNNNNNNNNNNNNNNNNNNNNNNNNNNNNNNNNNNNNNNNNNNNNNNNNNNNNNNNNNNNNNNNNNNNNNNNNNNNNNNNNNNNNNNNNNNNNNNNNNNNNNNNNNNNNNNNNNNNNNNNNNNNNNNNNNNNNNNNNNNNNNNNNNNNNNNNNNNNNNNNNNNNNNNNNNNNNNNNNNNNNNNNNNNNNNNNNNNNNNNNNNNNNNNNNNNNNNNNNNNNNNNNNNNNNNNNNNNNNNNNNNNNNNNNNNNNNNNNNNNNNNNNNNNNNNNNNNNNNNNNNNNNNNNNNNNNNNNNNNNNNNNNNNNNNNNNNNNNNNNNNNNNNNNNNNNNNNNNNNNNNNNNNNNNNNNNNNNNNNNNNNNNNNNNNNNNNNNNNNNNNNNNNNNNNNNNNNNNNNNNNNNNNNNNNNNNNNNNNNNNNNNNNNNNNNNNNNNNNNNNNNNNNNCCAGAGCTTCGGCGACGGTTCACagcccagagcttccggcgacggttcacagtccagagcttcagcgACGGTTCAGCCGGCGCCGGACGGTCCCCGCGtcggcgacggttcccagcccGGGCGTCCGGCGACGGTTCCAGCCCGGGGcgtccggcgacggttcccagcccggggcttccggcgacggttcccagttcGGAGCTTCCGCGCACGGTTCCgcgtccggagcttccggcgacggttcccggtcggagcttccggcgacgttccggtccggagcttccggctaCGGttccggtccggagcttccgccGACGGTTAGGTCCGGACACCTGCGGCGGACGTTCCCGGTCCGGAGCTGCCGCGCACGGTTCCCCTCCGAACTCCTGCGACAGTCCACGGTCCTGAACTCCTGCGagggtccacggtccggaacctcctgcgaggGTCCACGGTACGGAACCTCCTGCGagggtccacggtccggaacctcctcaTGGACcatggtccggaacctcctgcgacggtccacggtccggaacc includes:
- the LOC139024455 gene encoding protein SPT2 homolog, whose translation is MGRSDGWMQNPSLAADGRARAHGAGDREVASSAHSQSRASGDGSQPRASGDGSQSRASGDGSQPGASGDGSQPGASGDGSQPGASGDGSQPGASGDGSQPGASGDGSQFGASGDGSRSGASGDGSRSGASGDGSRSGASGDGSRSGASGYGSRSGASGDGSRPGVRRRFQPGASGDGSQPGASGDGSQFGASAHGSASGASGDGSRSELPATFRSGASGYGSGPELPPTVRSGHLRRTFPVRSCRARFPSELLRQSTVLNSCEGPRSGTSCEGPRYGTSCEGPRSGTSSWTMVRNLLRRSTVRNLHAMGNGPELPGTASSSAQWPEPLCADV